Proteins encoded by one window of Yamadazyma tenuis chromosome 2, complete sequence:
- a CDS encoding uncharacterized protein (EggNog:ENOG503P7XG), with protein sequence MSMNNVDELDMLNHFSLDMVSTDMNFEQAYSMYNHLQQENALNAIEDLQKIQDMNLMKYKYDRPQSPQPLKKQKLNHPPQPPSQSQSEDEEEDDENEDFDRFFSNTESNALEKFLDNLANPTNHNPLDLYAHQFQFKPKQKPAKQDVANAFAHPPSNSVFASQVEVQHDSSLNTQLPTPESRQSSIDEDYEMSKRSMSVEDFPDYADYEAHGVKRSNPKPLLSLEQRRLNHSHSEQKRRQLCKLAYERCLRLITNFESYSKKPPVNKKSKRKQFTKDGLPNLSKHCALMKISHEMTKIKGQNDGLKRLLEMNGVV encoded by the coding sequence ATGTCTATGAACAATGTCGACGAGTTGGACATGTTAAACCATTTCTCCTTGGATATGGTGTCTACCGATATGAACTTTGAACAGGCTTACTCGATGTATAATCACttacaacaagaaaatgcCCTCAACGCCATCGAAGaccttcaaaaaattcaggatatgaacttgatgaagtatAAATATGATAGACCTCAGCTGCCGCAACCATTGAAAAAACAGAAACTCAACCACCCTCCACAACCGCCCTCGCAGTCGCAAAGTGAGGACGAGGAAGAGGACGACGAAAATGAAGACTTTGACCGGTTTTTTTCCAACACCGAATCCAACGCCTTGGagaagtttttggacaaCTTAGCCAATCCCACCAACCACAACCCGTTGGACCTTTATGCCcaccagttccagttcaaGCCCAAGCAAAAGCCCGCCAAACAAGATGTGGCTAATGCTTTTGCTCATCCTCCCTCCAATAGTGTGTTTGCTTCGCAGGTAGAAGTACAACATGATTCAAGTCTCAACACCCAGTTACCCACGCCAGAGTCTCGCCAGTCGTCCATCGACGAAGACTACGAGATGTCCAAGCGGTCCATGTCGGTGGAAGACTTTCCCGACTATGCGGATTATGAGGCCCACGGGGTGAAGAGATCTAACCCCAAGCCGTTGTTGTCTTTGGAACAGAGACGTTTAAATCACTCTCATAGTGAACAAAAAAGAAGGCAGCTATGTAAGCTTGCCTACGAACGATGCTTGCGGTTGATCACTAACTTCGAGTCGTACTCCAAAAAACCCCCTGTGAATAAAAAGAGCAAAAGAAAACAGTTTACCAAGGACGGCTTACCGAACTTGCTGAAGCACTGTGcgttgatgaagatatctCATGAAATGACCAAGATCAAGGGTCAGAACGATGGCTTGAAGCggttgttggagatgaacGGGGTGGTATAG
- a CDS encoding uncharacterized protein (EggNog:ENOG503P4CV; COG:K), whose amino-acid sequence MAPTSIHTPNFIPPDLEDAAKFSAIKKLCIKPENVQKVKASWKRLLIELEKMATEIKAEGENYIPTVDWNTVKQNNGIFPEDVSKMVTERGCVIVRNVLDTETSEEYLKSMSDFVTKHPEIGGYPSPITNWFAFWTEGEVKARSHPEMVQLMKAISQFFYVEDETLPIDKESQVVYPDALRIRPPGQSVTLDLHLDSGSIERWEDDIYRELYAPILEGRWEEWEPWRLDERAFARTDLYSHLTVRPTATSAFRALQGWLALSSVKSGEGTLRLLPNLKLVNAYSVLRPFFWRDDGEIDLETPKFPGAIVGSGQFFCVDETHPHLRQLETVYSIPYVNAGDFVFWHADVAHEVDKQHIGDSNSSVFFNAYTPLCPYNVDNMLATRKAFECGGCPRDFVKDIAASRNVEGHFEDHGARKENILTDDGMRAMGFMKFDEQEEGLTPGQRLARKLANDSMDTGVAPEYNFKLRITKRKVMVNGRVFNETSTEYTKALELKNRLLQKENNYLKAKMEELQNTSSNSTTNVADSETQKVSEYVHFGKTASLLNLVSQASSKIDYTYDDYDRLSVVLTYEVSLELIRFNFDSLYFFHAVVIPEIFLKEHEQFFTTDGQHINNQISKTRDEYLWLSVYYALISNSFFLLDSHHMKQLHIDETHANRLGTIAWYASIESLNRGQYLQFPDVRSLQTFGILATCLRFFGLHTQNTLLKIMIYIARSLNLDKLVKPNKDLNLLNFELSCRIWWLLVVVDWFEDTWNNRSSEINDFTTPRPRNISDFNLINSIESESTEFLPITFNLFIYDLSDFKKHYYYTTTTETTADTTRLQHLEYAAAKIESLRTKMDVYSIPANADNCVKFAQFILSCKFSHELLVVGRHTINWKQAHDLSFGPEIKMCTDSSVNMIGLVNNHNYPDFYKRYWLVPEHSINGAVFLLLNIILDEKSINVHKIKVIEVFIVNLQKYINVPNNPISNGMRILKRLVEIIQQKFNNESYRLEIREVSNLLTQLEDFQKVYNYGANGSPAFLHDKYWDEFLQWMSHETYA is encoded by the exons ATGGCCCCTACCTCGATACACACCCCTAATTTTATCCCTCCAGACTTGGAAGATGCTGCCAAGTTTTCTGCCATCAAAAAACTCTGCATCAAGCCCGAAAATGTCCAAAAAGTGAAAGCCTCATGGAAGAGGTTGTTAATTGAATTGGAAAAAATGGCCACCGAAATCAAAGCCGAAGGGGAAAACTATATTCCCACTGTCGACTGGAACACAGTGAAGCAGAATAACGGCATATTTCCTGAAGATGTCCTGAAAATGGTCACCGAAAGGGGATGTGTAATTGTACGGAACGTTCTTGATACTGAAACCTCCGAAGAGTACTTGAAATCCATGAGTGATTTTGTTACAAAACACCCTGAAATCGGTGGATATCCCTctcccatcaccaattggTTTGCGTTTTGGACGGAGGGCGAGGTAAAAGCTAGATCACACCCCGAGATGGTTCAGCTCATGAAAGCCATTAGCCAGTTCTTCTATGTGGAAGATGAGACATTACCAATTGACAAAGAATCCCAGGTTGTCTACCCTGATGCCCTCAGAATCCGGCCTCCTGGACAATCCGTCACTTTGGATCTTCACTTGGACTCTGGCTCTATCGAACGGTGGGAAGACGACATCTACAGGGAATTATACGCACCGATATTGGAAGGCCGGTGGGAAGAATGGGAACCCTGGAGATTGGACGAAAGAGCGTTTGCAAGAACTGACTTATATAGCCACTTGACAGTTCGTCCCACCGCCACCTCAGCATTCAGGGCTTTACAAGGCTGGTTGGCCTTATCATCGGTCAAGAGTGGTGAGGGTACACTCAGGTTATTGCCTAATCTTAAATTGGTCAATGCGTATTCGGTTTTGAGACCGTTTTTCTGGAGAGACGATGGGGAAATCGACTTGGAAACTCCCAAGTTCCCAGGTGCTATTGTGGGCTCAGGCCAATTCTTCTGTGTGGATGAGACCCATCCTCACTTGAGGCAGTTGGAGACGGTCTACAGCATTCCGTATGTTAATGCTGGAGATTTTGTGTTTTGGCATGCGGACGTGGCTCACGAGGTGGATAAGCAGCATATTGGAGACTCCAACTCGTCGGTGTTTTTCAATGCCTACACGCCATTGTGTCCGTACAATGTTGATAATATGTTGGCTACTCGCAAAGCGTTTGAGTGTGGTGGGTGTCCTCGTGACTTTGTTAAGGACATAGCTGCTTCTCGAAATGTGGAGGGACATTTTGAAGACCATGGAGCCAGGAAAGAGAATATTTTGACTGACGATGGTATGAGGGCCATGGGATTCATGAAGTTCGATGAACAAGAGGAAGGTTTGACTCCGGGCCAGAGACTTGCAAGGAAGCTTGCCAATGACTCAATGGATACCGGAGTTGCTCCAGAGTACAATTTTAAAT TACGAATCACCAAGCGA AAAGTGATGGTCAATGGCCGGGTGTTCAATGAGACCTCCACCGAATACACCAAAGCACTCGAGCTCAAGAACCGTTTGCTCCAAAAGGAAAACAATTACTTAAAGGCAAAGATGGAAGAGTTGCAAAACACCAGCTCCAATTCCACGACCAATGTTGCCGACTCTGAAACCCAGAAGGTAAGTGAGTACGTACACTTTGGTAAGACCGCCAGTCTCTTGAACCTCGTATCGCAAGCGTCGTCCAAGATCGACTATACTTACGACGACTACGACCGGCTCCTGGTGGTCTTGACGTACGAGGTgtcgttggagttgatcCGGTTCAACTTTGATCTGCTCTACTTTTTCCATGCGGTGGTGATCCCGGAGATCTTCCTCAAGGAACACGAGCaattcttcaccaccgacGGACAGcacatcaacaaccagaTCCTGAAGACCCGCGATGAGTATTTGTGGCTTTCGGTGTATTATGCGTTAATCAGTAACTCGTTTTTCCTTCTTGACTCCCACCACATGAAACAGCTTCACATCGATGAAACCCATGCCAACCGGCTTGGAACCATCGCCTGGTATGCCAGCATCGAGAGTTTGAACCGTGGGCAGTATCTCCAGTTCCCCGATGTGCGTAGCTTGCAAACGTTTGGAATTCTAGCCACCTGCCTTCGGTTTTTTGGACTCCACACCCAGAACACCCTCCTTAAGATAATGATCTATATTGCCCGCAGCTTGAACCTCGATAAACTCGTCAAGCCCAATaaggacttgaacttgttgaactttgaGCTCAGTTGCCGGATCTGGTGGctcttggtggtggtggactgGTTTGAAGATACCTGGAACAATCGCAGCAGCGAGATTAACGACTTCACGACCCCCCGGCCCCGTAACATCTCGGACTTCAACTTAATCAATTCCATCGAGAGCGAGTCGACTGAGTTCCTCcccatcaccttcaacttgttcatctACGACTTGTCGGACTTCAAAAAACATTACTACtataccaccaccaccgaaaCCACCGCCGACACCACCCGTCTACAGCACTTGGAGTATGCGGCGGCCAAGATCGAGTCACTTCGCACCAAGATGGACGTGTACTCTATTCCTGCCAATGCCGATAACTGTGTGAAATTCGCTCAGTTCATCCTCAGCTGCAAATTCAGCCATgaattgttggtggtgggacGACATACCATCAACTGGAAGCAGGCTCACGATCTTCTGTTTGGTCCTGAAATCAAGATGTGCACCGATAGCAGCGTCAACATGATCGGGTTGGTCAATAATCACAATTATCCCGATTTCTACAAACGGTACTGGCTTGTTCCCGAGCACAGTATCAATGGGGCAGTTTTCCTCTTGCTCAACATCATCTTGGATGAAAAAAGCATCAACGTACACAAAATCAAGGTGATCGAGGTCTTCATTGTCAACCTCCAAAAATACATCAACGTGCCCAACAACCCGATATCCAACGGGATGCGTATTCTCAAGAGACTCGTGGAGATCATCCAGCAGAAGTTTAATAATGAGTCCTACCGGTTAGAGATCAGAGAGGTGAGCAATCTTCTTACGcagttggaagatttcCAGAAGGTCTACAATTACGGAGCCAATGGTTCACCGGCATTTCTTCATGACAAGTACTGGGATGAGTTCCTCCAATGGATGTCGCACGAGACCTATGCATAG
- a CDS encoding uncharacterized protein (COG:U; EggNog:ENOG503NV8R) yields MSNSDKSTKPLSKWVPRNQKVFLASVSFLSMVHPTVMGYDSMMTGSILNLDSFVSYFHLNNATTGLNNAATWAGELIACFTIVQYLNDKFGRRISVYCGIVVLVIAGILQAAAKNTAMFVVGRFVLGFGAQITNISAIILVAELCPIHLRGFMMGLAFSCFLVGALLSSGITYGVRNAPGNWNWRIPCLVQMGPLIFAVINLLLLPESPKFLFLNGYERETFETLMITHNNDKAETQKVLDEYRLEVEKAKIQEPRPWRMFLKSRINLHKIVISFTQAILTEMAGSSVGTYYLSILLTQAGISSSTERLQVNIVSSAWQLVCACSGCLVFDRIGRKVQALISLTGMVISFFILGGLVKKYGDGDNRSGSFGAIAMMFIFSGFYSFTYTPLTTLYPSELYPYEMRSAGTTLFAIFNGSWGLIASFVLPFAMNGIGWKFYIVNAAYDAVFIPIVYYTWVETRGIDIERVDEIFWQHPINSRHSLKMDSEESDSVESVVVEIINKV; encoded by the coding sequence ATGTCCAACTCCGACAAAAGTACCAAACCTTTATCTAAATGGGTTCCTAGGAATCAAAAAGTGTTCCTTGCCTCGGTGAGTTTCTTGTCAATGGTCCACCCTACCGTCATGGGCTACGATTCCATGATGACAGGTAGTATTCTTAATTTGGACTCTTTTGTGTCCTACTTCCACTTGAACAATGCCACCACCGGGTTGAACAATGCAGCCACTTGGGCAGGAGAACTTATTGCGTGTTTTACGATAGTCCAGTACTTAAATGATAAGTTTGGCAGACGAATTTCTGTGTATTGTGGGATtgtggtgttggtgattgCAGGTATTTTACAAGCAGCAGCGAAGAACACCGCcatgtttgtggttggaaGATTTGTGCTTGGTTTTGGAGCTCAGATCACCAATATTTCGGCCATTATTTTGGTGGCCGAATTGTGCCCGATTCATTTAAGAGGTTTCATGATGGGTTTGGCTTTCAGTTGTTTTTTGGTTGGAGCTTTACTCTCTTCTGGAATTACTTATGGAGTGAGAAACGCTCCTGGTaactggaactggagaATCCCCTGCCTCGTGCAGATGGGTCCGTTGATCTTTGCAGTCATCAATTTGCTTCTCCTTCCCGAATCTCCAAAGTTTTTATTCCTCAATGGGTATGAACGTGAAACATTTGAAACGCTAATGATTACCCATAATAACGACAAAGCCGAAACTCAAAAAGTACTTGACGAGTACAGGCTTGAGGTGGAGAAGGCCAAGATCCAAGAGCCTCGTCCCTGGAGAATGTTTTTGAAATCTCGAATCAATTTGCACAAAATTGTTATTAGTTTCACCCAAGCAATTTTGACGGAGATGGCAGGCTCATCGGTGGGAACATACTATTTATCAATCTTATTGACCCAAGCGGggatttcttcatccaccGAGCGTTTGCAAGTGAACATTGTGCTGAGTGCCTGGCAATTGGTATGTGCCTGCTCCGGGTGTCTTGTGTTTGATAGAATTGGTAGAAAGGTGCAGGCGCTCATCTCGTTGACGGGTATGGTTATCAGTTTTTTTATTTTAGGAGGGTTGGTCAAAAAGTATGGAGATGGTGATAACCGTTCCGGGTCATTTGGGGCCATAGCGATGATGTTCATTTTTAGTGGGTTTTACTCGTTCACCTATACGCCCTTGACGACTTTGTATCCTTCTGAGTTGTATCCATACGAGATGAGAAGTGCAGGAACGACactttttgcaattttCAATGGATCTTGGGGTTTGATTGCATCGTTTGTGTTGCCATTCGCCATGAATGGGATTGGCTGGAAGTTCTACATTGTTAATGCTGCCTACGATGCGGTGTTTATTCCTATCGTTTATTATACCTGGGTTGAGACCAGAGGTATTGACATTGAGAGAGTAGATGAGATTTTCTGGCAACATCCCATCAATCTGAGAcattctttgaagatggaTCTGGAGGAATCTGATAGCGTTGAGAgtgtggtggtggaaattATTAATAAAGTGTAG
- a CDS encoding uncharacterized protein (COG:S; EggNog:ENOG503P8PQ), translating to MGICLSCLRPSEEDDEYNERSSLLRSQDFYSDEHLQEELLKKQQRQQELNNIVNELSENLIDVSTFMSNSTLQSSSTPNTPNINEYGASQDKQYPYSISPNERAKILEEVENLDPAVKEACKVEVKDSLYLTF from the coding sequence ATGGGTATATGCTTATCGTGTCTTCGTCCGAGCGAAGAGGATGATGAGTACAACGAGAGGTCTTCCTTATTGCGAAGCCAGGATTTCTATTCCGATGAGCACCTACAAGAAGAGCTTCTCAAGAAGCAACAGAGACAGCAGGAACTCAACAACATTGTCAATGAGTTATCGGAAAACCTCATCGACGTCAGCACGTTCATGAGCAACAGCACCCTCCAATCCTCAAGCACACCAAATACCCCTAACATCAATGAATACGGTGCATCACAAGATAAACAGTATCCGTACTCCATCTCACCCAATGAACGGGCAAAGATTCTTGAGGAGGTGGAAAATTTAGATCCGGCGGTGAAGGAGGCCTGTAAGGTTGAGGTGAAGGATTCGTTGTACTTGACCTTTTAA
- a CDS encoding uncharacterized protein (EggNog:ENOG503NUD2; COG:S; BUSCO:EOG09263ZSC): MSKALCLYAFDTLYSELKHSKPLALASIVSEVHEAPDSFPNKAPLFVTWDKDDNLRGCIGTFAAQPIERGVKRFALTAALEDPRFPSISLAELPHLSCDVTLLDNFTPISDALSWKVGTHGLKLSFEYDGRYYSGTFLPSVAEEQQWDQLTTLWYLLRKADYNSVSKSNTLKFYSEGLSQGWMELETYEGLKHTLGYDEYKKFKS; this comes from the coding sequence ATGTCCAAAGCATTGTGTTTGTATGCGTTCGACACATTGTACTCGGAACTCAAGCACTCCAAGCCACTTGCATTAGCTTCCATTGTTTCGGAGGTCCATGAAGCCCCTGACAGCTTTCCTAATAAAGCTCCATTATTCGTCACCTGGGACAAAGATGACAACCTTAGAGGATGTATTGGAACATTTGCAGCACAACCAATTGAACGGGGTGTCAAGCGGTTTGCGTTAACAGCCGCCCTCGAGGACCCCCGGTTCCCGTCAATATCGTTGGCAGAGCTCCCTCATTTATCTTGTGATGTTACATTATTGGATAACTTCACGCCCATCAGCGATGCTTTGTCCTGGAAGGTTGGTACTCATGGACTCAAGCTTTCGTTTGAGTACGACGGGCGGTATTATTCGGGCACTTTCTTGCCTAGTGTGGCAGAAGAACAACAGTGGGACCAGCTTACGACCTTGTGGTACTTGCTCAGAAAGGCTGATTACAATTCAGTGTCCAAGAGCAATACGTTGAAGTTTTATAGCGAGGGATTGAGCCAGGGATGGATGGAGCTTGAAACATACGAGGGGTTGAAGCACACTTTGGGGTACGACGAgtacaagaagttcaagtcttAG
- the DGK1 gene encoding Diacylglycerol kinase (COG:I; BUSCO:EOG09263OD3; EggNog:ENOG503NXUY), whose amino-acid sequence MSLEGTPLTPQVTRSKPAKTPRSSKKSVFDQTYIEEEDQTYVYAEGVSDDDDDDDVYSDEDDLIAELEDDENTTDVESDLQDKEIINSASRNQVEPEPSNTLGITFDPSKAPSKFRKFLVKHEIIRKGFHSSIGVASLWFYTLGAAHTQFIMPLVVLFVIIFTNDCIRFSNPEINKIVVERFYYLIRESEIDHFNGTLYYLAGLILVFSTLPKDISLMSVLLLSWADTAASTFGRQFGKYTFQITKGKSFAGAMASFAAGIFSCYLQYRFFFVHWPQVNEPGSIMWTPATSKLSIHAYAVLCGAVASFSEFVDLYGIDDNFTIPVLGGFILYGVVKAFET is encoded by the coding sequence ATGTCGTTAGAAGGCACTCCTTTGACCCCCCAGGTCACCCGCAGCAAGCCTGCCAAAACCCCCAGATCATCGAAAAAGTCggtttttgatcaaacGTACATagaggaagaagaccaGACGTATGTTTATGCTGAAGGTGTGAGTGAtgacgacgatgatgacgatgtGTATAGTGATGAGGACGACTTGATAGCcgagttggaagatgacGAAAATACCACCGATGTTGAGAGCGACCTACAAGATAAGGAGATCATAAACTCTGCTAGCCGCAACCAGGTGGAGCCCGAACCgtccaacaccttgggTATCACTTTCGACCCCAGTAAAGCACCCAGCAAGTTCCGGAAGTTTCTTGTCAAACACGAGATTATCAGAAAAGGATTTCATTCGTCGATTGGAGTTGCTTCCTTGTGGTTCTACACGCTTGGAGCCGCCCACACGCAGTTTATCATGccgttggtggtgttgtttgTCATAATTTTTACCAACGACTGTATTCGGTTCAGCAACCCCGAAATAAATAAGATAGTAGTTGAACGTTTCTACTACTTGATACGGGAATCTGAAATTGACCATTTCAACGGTACCTTGTATTATTTGGCTGGATTGATCTTGGTGTTTTCCACTTTACCCAAGGACATTTCGTTGATGAGCGTGTTGCTTCTTAGCTGGGCAGACACAGCCGCTTCGACGTTTGGAAGACAATTTGGCAAATACACTTTCCAGATCACTAAGGGCAAATCATTTGCCGGAGCAATGGCGAGTTTTGCCGCAGGAATTTTCAGCTGCTACTTGCAATATCGCTTCTTCTTTGTGCACTGGCCCCAGGTGAACGAACCCGGCTCGATTATGTGGACCCCAGCCACATCCAAGTTGAGCATCCATGCGTATGCGGTTTTATGCGGTGCGGTAGCCAGTTTTTCagagtttgtggacttgTATGGTATTGATGATAACTTCACCATTCCCGTGTTGGGGGGATTTATCCTCTACGGGGTGGTGAAAGCGTTTGAGACCTAG
- the IND1 gene encoding Iron-sulfur protein (EggNog:ENOG503NVRH; COG:D), whose protein sequence is MPRMSRGLPVKQRIPNVKKVVLVASGKGGVGKSTVSVNTAMALKKLGKKVGILDVDIFGPSIPKLLKLSGEPRISDTGRLIPMTNYGLESMSMGYLIPPDSPVVWRGLMVMKALQQLLFEVEWSTLDYLVIDMPPGTGDTQLTISQQLKVDGAVIVSTPQDIALIDAVKGISMFEKVNIPILGLVQNMSYYLCPNCSHESHIFGHEGAARKAREMGIEVLSSIPLNEKICEQSDAGKPIVVVEPDSPVSAAYVEVAQKVIDKID, encoded by the coding sequence ATGCCTCGTATGCTGAGGGGTCTTCCGGTAAAGCAACGGATCCCCAACGTAAAAAaagtggttttggtggCATCAGGGAAAGGTGGCGTGGGGAAGTCGACTGTGTCTGTGAACACAGCGATGGCtttaaagaagttgggcAAGAAGGTGGGAATTCTTGACGTGGATATATTTGGGCCATCTATTCCTAAACTATTGAAGCTTTCGGGAGAACCACGAATTTCCGATACCGGACGACTTATTCCTATGACTAACTACGGATTGGAATCCATGTCGATGGGGTACCTTATACCGCCCGATAGTCCAGTGGTGTGGCGAGGattgatggtgatgaaggCTTTACAACAGCTTTTGTTTGAGGTCGAATGGTCCACTCTTGACTATTTGGTGATAGACATGCCACCAGGAACTGGAGATACTCAATTGACCATCAGTCAACAATTGAAAGTGGATGGTGCTGTTATAGTAAGCACACCTCAAGATATTGCTTTAATAGACGCCGTAAAGGGGATATCTATGTTTGAGAAGGTGAATATTCCAATTTTGGGGTTGGTACAGAATATGAGCTACTACTTATGTCCTAACTGCAGCCACGAGTCTCATATATTTGGACACGAGGGAGCTGCTCGGAAGGCCAGGGAAATGGGCATAGAGGTATTATCTTCTATCCCACTAAACGAGAAGATATGCGAGCAGTCGGATGCCGGCAAGCCCATTGTGGTGGTAGAGCCCGACTCACCGGTGTCAGCAGCATATGTGGAAGTGGCCCAGAAAGTTATTGATAAGATTGATTAG
- the MSS1 gene encoding mitochondrial splicing system protein (COG:J; EggNog:ENOG503NUT7), protein MSFVLNSVRHAVRRHSTVRDYTPTIYALSTPLSRSAIGVIRVSGSQSEYVFQQLTKTTTTPQHRISSLRQIRSPRTGIILDEALTLFFKGPNSYTGENSLELHVHGGVAIIQSVLKEIKHLHNPGAGINIRYADPGEFSQRAFMNGRADLTELEGIREMIDAETESQRVSALSSMTGKNKQLFMEWRLKVLNNIALLTTVIDFGEDHDIDEVGQLVEDVNSNIQELRLQIFEFLKKTERSQILLKGIQMTLLGPPNAGKSSLLNALANKDAAIVSSIAGTTRDAIDIPLDISGYKVVAGDTAGVRDIDLADEIEAEGIRRAKSRSLGSDIALVVLPMGKEFGNTGDDFFSHIEELKASNAQIVGVLNKEDLASGSEKMEFVSQFAELLPKSPIFPVSCKTGEGINNLLDHLTGTFQEITSSGNSDPVSISERVKDLLVKDVLYGFDEFERWKDADDVVLASECLRQSVEGIGKITGEAIGVEEILGVVFSSFCIGK, encoded by the coding sequence ATGTCGTTTGTACTAAATTCCGTACGACATGCCGTGCGACGCCACAGCACCGTCCGAGACTACACTCCCACGATATACGCGTTGTCTACTCCCCTCTCCCGGTCCGCAATCGGGGTGATACGTGTGTCGGGCTCACAATCAGAGTATGTGTTCCAACAGCTCACGAAGACTACAACCACCCCCCAGCACAGAATATCAAGTCTACGGCAAATACGGTCTCCGCGTACGGGAATAATTCTTGACGAAGCTCTAACGTTATTCTTCAAAGGACCCAACTCCTACACGGGTGAAAACTCGTTGGAATTGCACGTTCATGGCGGTGTTGCAATCATCCAGTCGGTGCTAAAGGAAATCAAACACCTCCACAACCCGGGTGCTGGCATCAACATTCGGTACGCGGATCCTGGTGAGTTCTCGCAGCGTGCATTCATGAACGGAAGAGCAGATTTAACCGAACTTGAAGGTATACGAGAGATGATAGATGCTGAGACCGAGTCGCAGAGAGTGTCAGCTTTATCTTCTATGACCGGGAAGAACAAGCAGTTGTTCATGGAATGGCGACTCAAGgttctcaacaacatcgCGCTTCTCACCACCGTgattgattttggagaagacCATGATATAGACGAGGTAGGgcaattggttgaagatgtgAATCTGAacattcaagaactccggttgcaaatttttgaatttcttAAAAAAACCGAACGGTCTcagatcttgttgaaaggCATTCAGATGACGTTGCTAGGCCCTCCAAACGCAGGTAAGTCATCATTGCTCAACGCCCTTGCCAATAAGGATGCAGCTATTGTAAGTAGTATTGCTGGAACCACCAGAGATGCGATTGACATTCCACTAGACATCAGTGGATACAAAGTCGTGGCTGGCGACACAGCTGGAGTGCGAGACATTGATCTTGCGGACGAGATAGAAGCGGAAGGCATAAGGAGAGCAAAGTCACGGAGTCTTGGAAGCGATATTGCTTTGGTGGTTCTTCCGATGGGAAAAGAATTTGGTAATACGGGGgatgatttcttctccCACATCGAGGAGTTGAAGGCCTCGAATGCGCAGATTGTGGGTGTGTTGAATAAGGAGGACTTGGCATCTGGGTCTGAAAAGATGGAATTTGTACTGCAATTTGCTGAGCTTTTACCCAAGTCCCCAATCTTCCCTGTATCTTGTAAGACAGGAGAAGGAATTAATAACCTACTTGACCACTTGACAGGAACCTTCCAGGAAATCACACTGTCTGGGAACTCGGATCCCGTAAGTATTTCGGAGAGAGTCAAAGACCTTCTAGTCAAGGATGTTTTGTATGGttttgatgagtttgagaGATGGAAAGATGCAGACGACGTAGTTTTGGCATCTGAGTGTCTTCGCCAATCGGTAGAGGGAATCGGCAAGATCACGGGGGAAGCAATTGGGGTGGAAGAGATTCTTGGGGTGGTGTTCTCCAGTTTCTGTATTGGTAAATAG